One segment of Magnetospirillum sp. 15-1 DNA contains the following:
- the lptD gene encoding LPS assembly protein LptD, translating to MQSSSRHLLLITLLSASSALIAPARADVVTEQKAWPEAGSWGQAWGDDDPAAAARAPAPQRPRPAPQAAPGYVPPPAAVTLPSQPAAPAPAPVRTAQPLPATEMGTAYPETGSWGQAWGDDEPAAPPPPRNSSIPPTVVAPQPPPAAEPRRTRQTREEPAIRAEASPIGEAQRTASDATRRASVIMRGEDESGDAVGLKRPPRIIPGAMRGAEAAGGDVEPVHMMADQVIYDREFNVVTAKGRVEMVHDGRTISADTVSYNMKQDVMGASGNVVLTEPSGEVTRADYFELTGDFKNGVARDIRSILADNSRLAAQSAQRVGGDRTDFDRAVYTACEPCRDDPDRTPLWQVKAERVTHNQAEAQVEYRDAWLEFKGVPVAYTPYLSHPDPTIKRQSGVLTPTFGMNSSLGPSIAVPYFQVVDDNEDFTLTPRFMLDRIATFDKPDKDVPTSVLKRMQLSGQHRWRGIHGEATTQASITADKNSSDIRGHIESKGLVELDTTWRAGWQIQHQSDLAYRSLYRVRTEEDRPWLMNRPYVEGFSRRGYAMVEAMSFEGKRVIEDASKSPVVLPHMVYQTISSPGWAGSYWSTSSDVLAYTRDVGTQAQRLSTKVAWNLPLTSPDGQVYAISTSVRGDGYHADHLIGTDKTSGSAGRAIPEVAINWRYPFTRSGSTVTQVIEPMAMVAVSPNAGVDSRIPNEDSVAFELDETNIMRPNRLPGLDQVEGGARGAYGLRWAAYPSRGGAIIAQAAQGWRQHKTSTFGSGSGFTDTLSDYVGRVDITPIGNFTLRDRVRLDKDTLEVRRNEAGVSIGPPAFVLSADYGMMSPGTSNTSAIYPKRQYINYGLSSSMSQHWRSVFSLQQDLANNGGTVSWTANTMYSDECFAVIGAFNRYQSDLNGLLSGYHLSLTVVLKSLGEAPVSVF from the coding sequence GTGCAGTCTTCTTCCCGCCATCTGCTCCTCATCACCCTGCTGTCGGCCTCCTCGGCGCTGATCGCACCGGCGCGCGCCGACGTGGTCACCGAGCAGAAGGCCTGGCCCGAGGCGGGAAGCTGGGGACAGGCCTGGGGTGACGACGACCCGGCCGCCGCCGCCCGCGCTCCGGCGCCGCAGCGCCCCCGCCCGGCTCCCCAGGCGGCTCCCGGCTACGTGCCGCCGCCGGCCGCCGTCACCCTTCCCAGCCAGCCGGCCGCGCCGGCCCCGGCCCCGGTGCGCACCGCCCAGCCGCTTCCCGCCACCGAGATGGGCACCGCCTATCCCGAGACCGGATCGTGGGGGCAGGCCTGGGGCGACGACGAGCCCGCCGCCCCACCGCCGCCCCGCAACAGCTCCATCCCCCCGACCGTGGTCGCACCCCAACCGCCGCCGGCCGCGGAACCGCGCCGCACCCGCCAGACGCGGGAGGAACCGGCGATCCGGGCCGAGGCCTCCCCCATCGGAGAAGCTCAGCGCACCGCTTCCGACGCCACCCGGCGCGCCTCGGTCATCATGCGCGGCGAGGACGAAAGCGGCGACGCGGTGGGCCTGAAGCGCCCGCCACGCATCATCCCCGGCGCCATGCGCGGCGCCGAGGCGGCCGGGGGCGACGTCGAGCCGGTGCACATGATGGCGGACCAGGTGATCTATGACCGCGAGTTCAACGTGGTCACCGCCAAGGGCCGCGTCGAGATGGTGCATGACGGCCGCACCATCAGTGCCGACACGGTCAGCTACAACATGAAGCAGGACGTCATGGGCGCGTCCGGCAACGTGGTCCTGACCGAGCCGTCGGGCGAGGTCACCCGCGCCGATTATTTCGAGCTGACCGGTGACTTTAAGAACGGCGTGGCCCGCGACATCCGCTCCATCCTGGCCGACAACTCCCGTCTGGCGGCGCAGAGCGCCCAGCGGGTGGGCGGCGACCGCACCGATTTCGACCGCGCCGTCTACACCGCCTGCGAGCCGTGCCGTGACGATCCCGACCGCACGCCGCTGTGGCAGGTCAAGGCCGAGCGCGTCACCCATAACCAGGCCGAGGCCCAGGTGGAATACCGGGATGCCTGGCTGGAGTTCAAGGGCGTTCCCGTCGCCTACACCCCCTACCTTTCCCATCCCGATCCGACGATCAAGCGCCAGAGCGGCGTACTGACCCCGACCTTCGGCATGAACAGCAGCCTGGGGCCGTCCATCGCCGTGCCGTATTTCCAGGTGGTTGACGACAACGAAGACTTCACCCTGACGCCGCGCTTCATGCTGGACCGGATCGCCACCTTCGACAAACCGGACAAGGACGTCCCCACCTCGGTGCTGAAGCGGATGCAATTGTCGGGTCAGCACCGCTGGCGCGGCATCCACGGTGAAGCCACCACCCAGGCCAGCATCACCGCCGACAAGAACTCCAGCGATATCCGTGGCCACATTGAATCCAAGGGCCTGGTAGAACTGGACACCACCTGGCGGGCCGGATGGCAAATCCAGCATCAGTCCGATCTCGCCTACCGCTCGCTCTACCGCGTGCGGACCGAGGAAGACCGGCCTTGGCTGATGAACCGTCCCTATGTGGAGGGCTTCAGCCGACGCGGCTATGCCATGGTCGAAGCCATGTCGTTCGAGGGCAAGCGGGTGATCGAGGATGCCAGCAAGTCGCCGGTCGTCCTGCCGCACATGGTCTATCAAACCATCAGCTCGCCCGGCTGGGCCGGCAGCTACTGGTCGACCAGTTCCGATGTCCTGGCCTATACCCGCGATGTGGGCACCCAGGCCCAGCGCCTGTCGACCAAGGTGGCCTGGAATCTGCCGCTCACCTCGCCCGACGGACAGGTCTACGCCATTTCCACCTCCGTACGCGGCGACGGCTATCACGCCGACCACCTGATCGGCACGGACAAGACCTCGGGAAGCGCCGGACGCGCCATTCCCGAGGTGGCGATCAACTGGCGCTACCCCTTCACCCGCTCCGGCAGCACGGTCACCCAGGTGATCGAGCCCATGGCCATGGTGGCGGTCAGCCCCAACGCCGGCGTGGATTCCCGAATTCCCAACGAGGATTCCGTGGCCTTCGAACTGGACGAAACCAATATAATGCGCCCCAACCGCCTGCCCGGCCTGGATCAGGTCGAGGGCGGCGCGCGCGGCGCCTATGGGCTGCGCTGGGCCGCCTATCCCAGCCGGGGAGGCGCCATCATCGCCCAGGCCGCCCAGGGCTGGCGCCAGCACAAAACCTCGACCTTCGGAAGCGGCAGCGGCTTTACCGATACCCTCTCCGACTACGTGGGACGCGTCGATATCACCCCGATCGGCAATTTTACGCTTCGTGATCGGGTACGGCTCGACAAGGACACGCTGGAAGTCCGCCGCAACGAGGCCGGCGTCTCCATCGGGCCGCCGGCCTTCGTCCTCAGCGCCGATTACGGTATGATGTCGCCCGGCACCAGCAACACCAGCGCCATCTACCCCAAGCGGCAGTACATCAATTACGGCCTCAGTTCCTCGATGTCGCAGCATTGGCGGAGCGTCTTTTCATTGCAGCAGGATCTGGCCAACAATGGCGGCACGGTTAGCTGGACGGCCAACACCATGTATAGCGACGAGTGCTTTGCCGTGATCGGGGCATTCAACCGCTACCAATCGGATTTGAACGGTCTGCTGTCCGGGTATCATCTGAGCCTGACCGTGGTCTTGAAATCGCTGGGCGAAGCGCCCGTCAGCGTCTTCTAG